The sequence TACCCATAGGGTAGAAGCACAGGTGGGGAGTTTTGTTGTGGATAACAAGCTGTGGCTTGTGTTAGTCCATCGTTACTGATCTTGAAGTCCTTGAAGACTTGCATGAATTCTTACACACAATGCTTGCACTCTCTTGCTCTAGAAACATCCTGGATGTTGCTCTGCTTCTCTGGCATTAACCATAACAATTTGAATTTCAGTTGATTCTAGTACCTATGccatattttattgttttgatttctttattgcatttatatcccacttcttctcaaaggagctcaagacAGTGTGCTCCAAATTTAGtccccacaacatccctgtgaggtaggttagcctgacaAGCAATGTTTGGCCCAAgatcagcttcatggctgactggggatttgaactctggtcttccaGATTCTAGACCAAtactcaaccactacaccacactggctttcatatATAACATATGCCTCAGCGTTCACCTCTATCATGAAAACACACACTTAATGAATGGGGTTTACTGATTCATAGAAACTGTGATGTAAATTGCCCCTTTTCCTACTGAAATTGATATGTGTGTGCAAATGTGTAGTAAAGGATAATATTAGTCATTTTATCTGGCctgttccacacacacaaaatgtttcaGTTACAGTGCCTATTTTAGGGGGGAACAAGTATACCTTGCAGAAGACACAAGAACAAATACCGGTACTTCCCTCATTTCTCTGTGTTGAGAGGAGCCTGACTTATGGATTCCATGTAGAAGAAAATTAATGATCTCCTTTCAAAGAAAGAGTCGTACaagaaccaataaaataaaacagatgttATGACTTGACCTGGGTTGTGTGTATCAGATACAAACCTACATCCATATTTTAAAATCAGATGATAATAATAGAAGCCTTTGTTTTAAAGAAGGGGTCTAAACCAGAGGCGCTGTCACAGCTGGTCAGTGGGAGAGATTACACCCATTATTCTGTCCTGAAAAAGAACagaattaatggcaaccatgtTTTAAAGAGAACAAGAGGGCACTTGAAATATTTCAGTaggttctccattcttccatgaCAGATTTTTTCCCTTCCTGCCAAGTATGCATTTTTAGAAATAACTGGTGATTTGCTTGTTTTAACTATAAAATGATGgatgcccccctccctgctttttaTCAATTTGTAGTTTAAAGATCTAAATAAGGGATTGGgaatctgtgtccctccagatgttgttcagatACAACTCCTGTCctccctaaccattggtcataATGGCTTGATTTCTAACAGAAATCAAGCAGTTGTTTCCTTGCGCAGAAATAATCTGTTTTCATCCAGGGTTTGATCTTCAGTAGTTTGTTCAGTACCTGGTAATTCTCTTTGAAGTTCCTCATATACTTTTTGCACATTTAAAGAGGGCTGTGTTGTTTTAGCCCAAACTAACACCCTGTTCTGTTCAAGAAGGAGTTGGAATTATTTAGCCAGCTGTGAACACAGATGGAATAGCTTGGAATGTATTTCCAAACAAAAATCTGGAAGCTAtactaagaaaaacaacaaaaacctaaGATTGTGCTATTGACCAGGCTAATATTAAAGTATTAATGTGTTTTTGCAATGGACTGATGCACATGAAAACTTTTCCAAAAAAGGAAGTGAGCCTTCCAGTAACACATGGAACCTAAACATCTGAAGGGATCCACCATACATTTCTTTTGTCTTGCCTACAAATGTTATGCAATGCCTCGCCCCATCTTACCCCAAAGCACCCGGTATGCTAAGTTTAGAGTAACTCACAATCTCAATGGATAAAACTGCTTTTGGTGGACCAGTAAACTGAATGGACTGAACATgaagaagtaataataatcaaGTGGTTGAAAATGTGCTTGCATTTGTATTTACAGGTGCATGAAAGATCCCAGTTCATTATCACaagaaccctgtaaggtagaAAAGGCAGGGGGATAAGTGACTTACTGAAGGCAATCTAAAAAGCTTCATATTTCACTAAAAATTGTCCACCTGAGTCAATCTTGATTATCTATATACAGTACTGACAACACTATGTAAGCTTCTCCCTCGCATGCTAAACAGGCCCCCAGTCcagtttcaatttttaaaaggctGGGCCTTGTGTGCGATCCAGTAGGGGCAACTTGCTGCAATAGCCCAACTTGCTGAAGAGGGATGTTTTCTCTGTCCAACTAATTCAGGCAAAGTGTGGCATAGATACTGAACCACCGCACTTGCACAATAAATGAGAGGTTGCATATCGGTAGTTCAGCAAACACCCAGCATTATCGGTCTCACATCATGCCACCATATTGTATCTTTGTACCTTACTTATTTTGAAATATACACCAGAACAAGAGATTTCAAAGTTCCAGTATAATAATGTCTCTTGAAGAAATACAACAAGGATCAGGTCCAAAAGAAGATGAACAATGTATATATCTGAAGCTTAATGGCACTTTTTGGTATTATCCAGGAATATGGCATGGCCAGACACAATGTGAGGAAAGGAAAATGGGGAATCTTCTGATCTTCATCTCAATCTCCATGCAGCTGGTCTTGTTGGAAGCCTCTTGGAACCTTACTTATGACCTCACCAAAGGAGAGAACAAACTGCCGTCTTGATGTCATGACTGAATCCTTCTACTATTCATAGGTCTGTGGTTTGACAGAAGGTAAGCTATGAAAAGGGGAAAGCTGAATATATCTATGAGTCCCTTGAAAATCTCTCACACACTCCTCTTACACCTACACCCACACTTCATTGGCATATGTTTGAGATACAAAATTAGGAATAgtctaaagaaagaaaaaggaagcagtaTAACCAGAATTTCCTGAGTTCAGAAAATGACTTTATCCTCTCCATTCTCCAATGATTCTAGCTTATTTTGAAATGTGTGGGCTTTTGCTCTGTGAAGTCTTTATGGGATGCCCTGGAAGTTGCCTTCAAAGAAACATTTCTTGGAGAACAGTCTTTGGCTTGAAAGAGAAGAACCCACTTGGGAGTTGGTGTGGATGAAAAATCTTCAAACACTAGTAGATCAAAGATAGACCttacaaaaatgtgactttctgttCGAGCGTTGGTGTATTTCAGTTACTGTTACATCTGGAAAGGAATCGCATCCAGTGTAGCTGCTAGGAATTGTTAGAAAAGGAAGAGAAGACAATGGAGGTGCTTTTAACACTCTCATGCATAAATGCAAGCAGTGTGGTCTTTTGTTTTTATCCTTCAAGAACACATGCcaaaggtcgcaggttcaatccacagcatgtcaaagcagggctgggaaataaaCTTGCTGGAAACCCAGAAGAGAAGCTGCTAatctaggcataggcaaactccggccctccagatgtttaagactacaattcccatcatccctgaccacttgtcctcttagctatggatgatgggaattgtagttccaaaacatctggagggccagagtgtGCCTATGCCTGCGCTAATCAGTGCAGGTAATCCTGAGCTAGATCAATCAAttatctgactcggtataaggcagcttcctgtatttcaTATCATAGAGCCTCACACAGACACAACCGAGAAACAATTCAAACAAAGCACATTTAAGcattattgatttcagtgagaccaTTGAGCACATGCTTAAATCTCTACCATTCAAATCAATgggagtggggtttttttgtaaaaaaaattaattgactGTAACATACTCAGTAGTGAGCTGCAGGGGTGGTGCTCTCCTGACCTTCTGTCGCCTGTGTTGCTACTGCTCACTGGGAGGGCAGGAGCAGCACAGTGGTGGAAATGTCTACCATTGCTGATCATACCTACACTGCCAGGGCTTGTCCACTCAAGAGGCAAGGTGAGACAACTATCTCAGGTGGCAGGAGCCACAGGAGAGgcaaatgtagatctttattctcccCTTCTTCCTGATGTAGATATTCACTCACCCATTCTTCCCCAGCAAGGAGGGAGGCATCTTCTGTGGtcagcctcaggtgccaaaatgtcttgggccagccctgcctatTGCATACACATTTATGTGCTTCCTCTCGGCTTTAGGATATGTACACCCAGCAGTTCCAGAATATGGTAGTGTAACATATGAACCcttctgaatcagaccaatggcccatctggtccagcatcttgttctcacactggccaatcagatgtctgtGAGAGGACCGCAACAAAGACACAGTTGCACTGTCCCCATGCAATGGGCTTTCAGAGGCATGcagtcagtggcggagcttcatgctctggcactgggaggcagagagcaggtgggggcaggactggcatgtgtcctgggggcgtggcaggGGCGggagggcagccgcgatggcaccgcACCGGGAGCGTGCTGCCAGgagcggtgcgctccccccgcactcctcttcctccgccagtgcatgcagtggaggtagaacagccACTGATCTCTGCGTCCTCCTGTTTGCTTAACTGAGCAGACATAGGAAAGGCTATGAAGAGCTATGCATGGGCCTTCTATTCCCTACAATGACATAATGTGGCATCTATATTTATTCATTATATTTTTAACCCACTGaagcacagtaacacaaacatcctgcaatcatggagcaggaattctaacatcttcCTCCCATAGGAACCCAGAGTGGCATAcacatagaatcagaattgtagagttggaaggggcccaaaggaccatctagcccagcaatccagtttaaacattttaaacagcTGTACAAAAATACTATCAGGATAGCAGTATAACTAtacagcagagcaggagggaaatAACAGTCCCAGTCCCCTTTCCCCAAAGGCCTGTATGCACAAACAAGTGCATTTTAAACTTGTTTGGGAGAATGATGCCAAATGGGACCATATTATGCAAAGAGTGGGTGGAAGACGGAATGTGTTACATCCTGTTGGGACGGAGCTGAGTCATGCGTGCATCTCCCAGAGTAAGAAAAGGGaagagcagcaacaacaaaaatgggaaCGTGGAATGAATTCAATGTTTACAAAGGTTACAAAACCAAGGCTTCTGTTTTACACACTAACTTGGCTGAAGGGTGATGGGTCTGATCAAGACAAATGAGAAAACAGTGTCAGCTCTGGGGAAATTAAAGGAGTGAaatgtttttatctttttatacAGCATATGAACGATGACAAATCAGCTAAACAGGCAGCTAGATTAATATAAATAGGAGAAACTTTTTTAAATATTGCAGAGAGCTTAGTTGTAAGTCTTTGTGAGAAGGTTCAGTGAAGCCCCATAATGTTATGGGGTTCAGAATACAGACATATCCATTATTTGCCATTAGATGGGTTGAAGGTACAAAGCAAAAAGAGCTGTTTGAGTTGGTGAGCTCAGGGTTCTAGCTGAATAGGGATTTGGCCATGATTTTGACTGGTTGCATTTGGACCAATGACTCAGAGCGCTTCCAGATGACCTTTTTATGGAGTTTTTGCCCTGTTATgtctgcacaaagtttgcaggaaGTTGTACAATGTTGACTGCTATTGataatttattctgatttgttttccgAGAGGTTACACAATGTTGCACCAAGTTTGGAAAGTCGCTTTGAGCTGCTTGTGGCAAGAAAAATCAATGGATGCATTTAGTAAATAATCATAAAAATAGTCATCCCTGATTTTCCAGTTGTGCTGGTAAGGGCAGCATCACAAAATCCTCAGAAAAGCACCAGGGACTAAAACCCTTTTCTGCAGTGCTTAGGTGTATTGAAACCCTCCTGGAATCCCCTTAGGGCTGCAACACTTCTATTATTGCAAACCAGAGGAACTAGAAGGTCCTTGTCATGCCAGACTGTCCTTCAGTCTTTCCTTTTGTGAGTCAAGGACCTGCCACCCACTTAGTGATAATTAAAACACAAGGACACAAGTATTTTAGGTTGATGGACTaaagaaggccacaactttattggttacagcatgtgagtggtattggcttaggcattggatcaaacaatCTATACATGACTCCACCCCACTCAGCGGGCAGTCATCCgagggttaacaaccagtgggaggagcttgttgatgcaaataaaACTGGACActtcccctgatgtcactgggggtcgtgccatggccctagccaccagcaggcattggacaggatccacgactgccagatccctttaatggaatatccaatgaggggaggggtaggtgatggctaCAACCTGCCTTCCGACATACCACACATATTCCAACGCCTAACCgccaagttgtgacgatttgctatgaggtaggcaaaaaccaagaggctggtactaatttgccaaatggataaaattcctaccaggccccttgggcaaccaaggcaaccaaccaaagtcaaAAGCATAGATgtgacctaaagggagggtgggcaggttgAGGAATGAGGGGCACGGTGCTGCCGCGGCCGCTTAAACGCGTCTAAATCCCGCCCCCAAGCCAGCCCTATTGGCTGACTGAAGGGCGTGGTGCAGCAACTGGAATAACTGATGCAGGGGGCCGAATATGCCCCCCTGCCAACGCTGGAACCAGCTCCCGCTCAAAACTCCTTCCCTCTGGTAGAAGAAGAGGCGTTGTGCTGCCAACCTCTTACCCATTGCATGGATTTGCAGTTAGCTAGTTTCATAGTAAAAGTGTCTCAGTGGGGGTAGCctgactgtgattttatgggTATTAGCATCTGGTTTTGGTGACTAAATTCATGGAGCACACACATGATGACCTTTTTGTTTATTTCCACCTTAAAGCTACACACGATGAAGGAGGAGGACAACTCAGAGGCTAAAGTAACCCAGGATGAAAGGAATTATAAGCAGAAAGCACGCTGCCGATTCATGAGGAAACAGAAAAATGGGATTTCACCCTGGAAGAACACTGGGAAGTTAAAGAAAAGGTTGCAGTCAAAGGAGGTACGGCCTCCTCTAATTCTGTGGAAGAAGTGCAAGCACCCTCTAGGACCTAGCCCTTCAATGTCAGGGAGCCAACAAGAAGAGCACGTCATTCACAGATGAGAGAAAAAGAGTGAAACACTTGGCTAACTTACAGTTAGTTTCTTTatgaaggaaagcagaacaaagaACACAGAGAGACTTCTAAAGGTTGCCCCTGTCTTAGTGACACTGTTGTCCAGACTGGCTTGTGGCTCCCCTTTCACTCCCTAGCCCTCCCTCTCTATAGCAACCTCCAAGGGACCCTCTCTATGCCTGCCTGGCTCTCTGCTCAGCAGCATGCAAAAGATGCCTCACTGGGTTTAAGGCAGGTTTctcacccagccctacctagagatgccaggaattggacctgggacctttagcatgcaaaggagatgctttgCACTGAGCAATAGCGCTCTCCCCATCTCACAATGTTCAGAGATGTAATATTGGTTTCAGCATAGGACGAACTGCAGCGGAGTGGAAACAGTGTTGCATGAGACGGTTACTGGGAGGAATGGAAAACAATGCATTCTTACATCTCTGCTTACAAGTGGTGTGATCATTGTTATTAGATAATAGATCATTGATGTATGAAATTATGATTGCAGACCTTTCAGTACGTTAACCTTTGTCATTTTCTTTCTAGAAAAGCCAAGAAAGtttgaaagaaacaaaggaaagagCACCAACTCTCTCCTGTCAAGAAACCTCCAAGTCAGTTGAGAATAGTGCTGAGGATTTCAATACCGAGTGGACCATTTTTAATGATTTGTTCTTCTCAAGTGATGTGGCACCCTGTAATGAGTTCATACCTTATTACAGGACATACTCAAACCTTGTGGAAATCCCTCTGCAGGTAAATATAGAATTGAGCCATGAGAACGCAGAAGGAGAAGAAGTTCAAAGCGATGGCTGTGTCTTTAATCCTAAGTATGAAGATGAGCCTCTAAGGGACGTGAGTCTCACCATGGGATATTTTCCATATTATAGAACATATGAGGAATACTTTGGCAGCTCAGATCTTCCCAGTGAAATACACAGTGGAGCAGAGAGCGAAGGGAG comes from Podarcis raffonei isolate rPodRaf1 chromosome 2, rPodRaf1.pri, whole genome shotgun sequence and encodes:
- the LOC128409602 gene encoding uncharacterized protein LOC128409602; the protein is MKEEDNSEAKVTQDERNYKQKARCRFMRKQKNGISPWKNTGKLKKRLQSKEKSQESLKETKERAPTLSCQETSKSVENSAEDFNTEWTIFNDLFFSSDVAPCNEFIPYYRTYSNLVEIPLQVNIELSHENAEGEEVQSDGCVFNPKYEDEPLRDVSLTMGYFPYYRTYEEYFGSSDLPSEIHSGAESEGSVANNAEEIKSEISCETEEVSEGPDIQENCETSEDTSQCSESLQFTENQVLTDSIVESCDSDLSLFDEILNLRQSPSDSGYFPYYRTYGKLLLGPEASSNALCSSRDALEMFGMESEGTLQETRDNDNGCSVC